A section of the Castanea sativa cultivar Marrone di Chiusa Pesio chromosome 12, ASM4071231v1 genome encodes:
- the LOC142618607 gene encoding scarecrow-like protein 23, translating into MKAGPEVIQGALDMIQPHHEPWDYPTNIGFPTPPVNPYQLKPVMANRCVNLERNELSEWVERIAKQLIEDLPDQTESCIDILHSDTTSQDKYVPSILGDFRPRKVARRHYYDTIGSEVQWTNEPNQVSVHHARNVNRELSRLDEHGLSLITLLLECAVAISVDNLGEAHRMLLELTQIASPYGVSCAERVVAYFAKAMSSRVINSWLGICSPLVNYKSIHSAFQAFNNVSPFIKFAHFTSNQAILEAFHRSDRVHIVDLDIMHGLQWPALFHILATRMEGPPHLRLTGMGTSMEILVETGKQLSSLAKRLGISFEFHPIVRKFGEIDVSTVQVRHGETLALHWLQHSLYDATGPDWKTMRLLEELSPRIITLVEQDISHVGSFLDRFVGSLHYYSTIFDSLGASLPTDDHNRHNVEHCLLCREINNILAIGGPARSGEDKFRHWKSELARRSFLQVPMSANSMAQAQLILNMFPPAHGYSLVQGEGTLKLGWMETSLYTASAWTSTASR; encoded by the coding sequence ATGAAAGCAGGACCTGAAGTTATTCAGGGTGCTTTGGATATGATCCAACCCCATCATGAACCATGGGACTACCCCACTAATATTGGCTTCCCAACTCCACCCGTCAACCCTTACCAGCTCAAGCCTGTAATGGCAAACCGTTGTGTGAACTTGGAGCGAAACGAGCTCTCTGAGTGGGTAGAACGAATAGCAAAGCAACTCATAGAAGACTTACCTGATCAGACTGAGAGTTGCATAGATATTTTGCACTCTGACACAACCTCTCAGGACAAATATGTCCCATCAATCCTTGGAGACTTTAGGCCAAGAAAAGTTGCAAGAAGACACTACTATGACACCATTGGAAGCGAGGTTCAATGGACCAATGAGCCTAATCAAGTTTCTGTTCATCATGCAAGGAATGTAAATAGAGAATTAAGTAGGCTAGATGAGCATGGCTTATCCCTAATAACCCTACTTCTTGAGTGTGCGGTTGCAATCTCAGTTGACAATCTAGGTGAGGCACATAGAATGTTACTTGAGCTAACACAAATTGCCTCACCTTATGGGGTTTCATGTGCTGAGCGAGTTGTGGCCTATTTCGCTAAGGCCATGTCTAGCAGGGTAATCAACTCATGGCTTGGTATATGTTCCCCTTTAGTCAACTACAAAAGTATTCATTCAGCTTTTCAAGCTTTCAACAACGTTTCCCCTTTCATCAAGTTTGCACACTTCACATCCAACCAAGCAATCCTTGAAGCATTCCACCGCAGCGATAGGGTTCACATTGTTGACCTTGATATCATGCACGGCTTGCAATGGCCAGCCTTATTTCACATCCTCGCCACGCGAATGGAGGGCCCTCCGCACCTTAGATTGACGGGGATGGGCACatcaatggagattttggtggAGACGGGAAAGCAGCTTTCGAGTTTGGCTAAGCGGCTTGGAATATCATTTGAATTCCACCCAATTGTGAGGAAGTTCGGAGAAATTGATGTTTCAACAGTGCAAGTTCGGCATGGAGAAACTCTAGCCCTGCATTGGCTACAACATTCCTTATATGATGCTACTGGACCCGATTGGAAAACAATGAGACTACTCGAAGAATTGTCACCAAGAATCATCACATTGGTTGAGCAAGATATTTCACATGTTGGGTCTTTTCTAGACCGTTTTGTTGGGTCGCTACACTACTACTCGACCATTTTCGATTCCCTGGGAGCAAGTTTGCCTACTGATGACCATAATAGGCACAATGTTGAGCATTGCCTTCTATGTAGGGAAATCAACAACATATTGGCAATAGGAGGGCCAGCAAGAAGTGGGGAGGACAAGTTTAGGCATTGGAAGAGTGAGCTTGCAAGAAGAAGTTTTCTGCAAGTGCCCATGAGTGCAAATTCTATGGCTCAAGCACAATTGATATTGAACATGTTCCCTCCTGCTCATGGATATAGCCTTGTCCAAGGAGAAGGGACACTCAAGCTTGGGTGGATGGAAACTAGTCTGTATACTGCTTCTGCATGGACTTCAACTGCTTCTAGGTAG